The Acidobacteriota bacterium genome window below encodes:
- a CDS encoding insulinase family protein translates to MKQETHRNIRKVVLSNGLTLLTESMPHVRSVALGIWLNTGSRQEASTQSGITHFIEHMVFKGTRTRSAEQIARSMDSIGGHLDAFTAKECVCFNAVVLDQHLTSALDVLSDMVLNPRFAPADIVKERGVVLEELKSEEDNPEYLLHEMFTQRFWKNHPLGRPILGTRQSVSDFSRPAIARQFGRFYRPGNMVIAVAGHLQHGRVLDLVEQRFRGLKRQSFERGDVPPAMQAHITLRDKQSLEQAHFCMGVPSYPLGHERRYGAYLLNSLLGGGMSSRLFQKIREQQGLVYSVFSDLIPYRDTGGMMICAGTSMSSIPRLIDGVLAEFRDLKENLIPKEELQRAKDQLKGSLMLGLESTGSRMSNLARQQMYFGRFMTLDDMKARIEAVTAEEIRTIARDFFQQQNISVSVLGRLNGLKVTRKMLAC, encoded by the coding sequence ATGAAGCAGGAAACGCATCGCAATATTCGCAAAGTGGTTCTCTCGAATGGGCTGACGCTGCTGACCGAGTCGATGCCGCACGTGCGTTCGGTGGCGCTGGGCATCTGGCTGAATACGGGGTCGCGCCAGGAGGCGTCCACGCAGAGCGGCATCACCCATTTCATCGAGCACATGGTCTTCAAGGGCACGCGTACGCGCTCTGCCGAACAGATCGCGCGGTCGATGGACTCGATCGGCGGGCATCTCGACGCCTTCACGGCGAAGGAATGCGTCTGCTTCAACGCCGTGGTGCTCGACCAGCATCTCACCTCCGCGCTCGATGTGCTCTCCGACATGGTGCTGAATCCGCGCTTCGCCCCCGCCGACATCGTCAAGGAGCGCGGCGTGGTGCTTGAGGAGCTCAAGTCGGAGGAGGACAACCCGGAATATCTGCTTCATGAAATGTTCACGCAGCGCTTCTGGAAGAACCATCCGCTGGGACGGCCCATCCTGGGCACGCGTCAGTCGGTGAGCGACTTCAGCCGCCCCGCCATCGCGCGGCAGTTTGGCCGCTTCTACCGGCCGGGCAACATGGTCATTGCCGTGGCTGGACATTTGCAGCATGGACGCGTGCTGGATTTGGTCGAGCAGCGTTTCCGCGGATTGAAGCGTCAGTCATTTGAACGCGGCGACGTGCCCCCGGCCATGCAGGCGCACATCACGCTACGCGACAAACAGTCGCTCGAGCAGGCCCACTTCTGCATGGGCGTGCCCTCTTATCCGCTGGGACACGAGCGCCGCTACGGCGCATATCTGCTGAACTCGCTGCTGGGCGGCGGCATGAGTTCGCGGCTGTTCCAGAAGATTCGCGAGCAGCAGGGCCTGGTCTACTCCGTCTTCTCCGACCTGATCCCCTACCGTGACACGGGCGGCATGATGATCTGCGCCGGAACCTCCATGTCGTCGATCCCGCGCCTCATCGACGGTGTGCTGGCCGAGTTCCGCGACTTGAAAGAAAACCTGATCCCCAAGGAAGAGTTGCAGCGCGCGAAAGACCAGTTGAAGGGCAGCCTGATGCTGGGCCTGGAGTCCACCGGCAGCCGCATGTCCAACCTCGCGCGCCAGCAGATGTACTTCGGTCGTTTTATGACCCTCGACGACATGAAGGCCAGGATCGAAGCGGTGACGGCGGAGGAGATTCGCACCATCGCCCGCGATTTCTTCCAGCAGCAAAATATTTCCGTCTCGGTTCTGGGTCGCCTAAACGGGCTAAAAGTAACCCGTAAAATGCTCGCCTGCTAA
- a CDS encoding ABC transporter ATP-binding protein: MATTSSATQTNTSQAPYNSIHAQALAREYVMGAEVIRAVDGIDLDIAKGEFAALLGPSGSGKSTLLHLLAGMDRPTSGVLRVEGQELGALAPEQLARYRREAVGMVFQAFNLIHSMRVYDNVELPLRLAEMPRGERDARVRESLERVGLTARMDHRPSQLSGGEQQRVALARALVNRPSVLLADEPTGNLDSKNGEIIMRMIQEFNEQLGMTVVLVTHERALAERYARRMIFMADGRIVNSENGSAVQVNAMSSFASSNYPAGNIAAANSSTSGEAR; this comes from the coding sequence ATGGCCACTACGTCTTCCGCGACACAAACTAACACTAGCCAAGCGCCGTATAATTCCATTCACGCGCAGGCGCTCGCGCGCGAGTATGTGATGGGCGCCGAGGTGATCCGCGCCGTGGATGGCATTGATCTCGATATTGCCAAAGGAGAGTTCGCAGCGCTGCTGGGGCCGTCAGGCTCGGGTAAGTCCACGCTGCTGCATCTGCTGGCGGGGATGGACCGGCCCACCTCAGGCGTGCTGCGCGTCGAGGGCCAGGAACTGGGCGCGCTCGCGCCGGAGCAATTGGCGCGCTATCGCCGCGAGGCCGTGGGCATGGTCTTTCAGGCGTTCAATCTGATTCACTCGATGCGCGTCTATGACAATGTCGAGTTGCCACTGCGCCTGGCGGAGATGCCCCGCGGCGAACGCGACGCGCGCGTGCGCGAGTCGCTTGAGCGCGTGGGACTGACCGCGCGCATGGATCACCGGCCCAGCCAGCTTTCCGGCGGCGAGCAGCAGCGCGTGGCGCTGGCCCGCGCGCTGGTCAACCGCCCGAGCGTGTTGCTGGCCGACGAGCCTACCGGCAATCTCGACAGCAAGAACGGCGAGATCATCATGCGCATGATTCAGGAGTTCAACGAGCAGCTCGGCATGACCGTGGTGCTGGTTACGCACGAGCGCGCGCTCGCCGAGCGCTACGCCCGCCGCATGATCTTCATGGCCGACGGCAGGATTGTGAATTCGGAAAATGGCAGCGCAGTCCAGGTGAACGCCATGAGCAGTTTCGCATCTTCCAACTATCCAGCGGGCAACATCGCAGCGGCCAATAGCTCAACGTCAGGTGAGGCGCGATGA
- a CDS encoding ABC transporter permease, protein MKLPDLIDLAARNLRNSRLRNGLTAAGIGVGIASLVAMLSLGVGLQELAGSRLSRSGLFNTVMVSEWRSVEQMRRDGQPSAEANSAVPLPDYDSPPVLDDTARQEILRLPGVMEAEPEIRFVGEIQQGDKALIAQLGGLPASAREDEAFDTLKGKFFSGPQAGEAIVRIEFAREWDAANPQSILGQEVVLRYAERESLAPANSESPADTDSSGANANSADDSANGSAFGGEESAEDSSYGFTVVRKEQALRVVGIVETQPYGGMRELSRARVFIPLGLAEKMNLLQSADLRGSVTTGGGRRTYSSLMTQVKSPARVGEVQDAVRRMGFRTFSILNASQSLRRFFAILDLFLAIFGSMALAVASLGIANTLVMAVLERRREIGIMKALGASDRDIKMLFFAEAGSLGLVGGLLGVAFGWAMSKGINLATEYYLRQRQLPPETVSSVPPWLVAVGIGFAIIVSLIAGLYPASRAAKLDPVQAIRYE, encoded by the coding sequence ATGAAGCTACCCGACTTGATTGACCTAGCCGCGCGCAACCTGCGCAACTCTCGTCTGCGCAACGGGCTGACCGCCGCCGGTATCGGCGTGGGCATCGCCTCGCTGGTGGCCATGCTGTCGCTCGGCGTGGGTTTGCAGGAGCTGGCCGGAAGCCGACTGTCGCGCTCAGGATTGTTCAACACCGTGATGGTCTCCGAGTGGCGCAGTGTGGAGCAAATGCGCCGCGATGGGCAGCCGTCGGCGGAGGCGAATTCCGCCGTGCCTCTACCGGACTACGACTCACCGCCCGTGCTGGATGATACGGCGCGGCAGGAGATTCTGCGCCTGCCCGGCGTCATGGAAGCCGAGCCGGAGATCCGCTTCGTCGGCGAGATTCAGCAGGGCGACAAGGCGCTCATCGCGCAACTCGGTGGCCTGCCCGCCTCGGCGCGTGAGGATGAAGCCTTCGACACGCTCAAAGGAAAATTCTTCTCCGGTCCGCAGGCTGGAGAAGCCATCGTGCGCATCGAGTTCGCGCGCGAGTGGGACGCTGCGAATCCCCAGTCGATATTGGGTCAGGAAGTGGTGCTACGCTACGCCGAGCGCGAGTCGCTGGCCCCGGCCAATTCGGAAAGCCCCGCGGACACTGATTCCAGTGGAGCGAATGCGAACAGTGCGGATGACTCGGCGAACGGAAGTGCATTTGGCGGCGAAGAGTCTGCCGAAGATTCCAGCTACGGTTTCACGGTGGTTCGCAAAGAGCAGGCGCTGCGCGTGGTGGGCATCGTCGAGACACAGCCTTATGGCGGCATGCGCGAACTCTCCCGCGCGCGCGTCTTCATCCCGCTGGGCCTAGCCGAGAAGATGAACCTGTTGCAAAGCGCCGACCTGCGTGGCTCGGTTACCACCGGCGGCGGGAGGCGCACTTACTCATCACTAATGACTCAGGTAAAGTCGCCGGCGCGCGTTGGCGAAGTGCAGGATGCCGTGCGCCGGATGGGCTTCCGCACCTTCTCGATTCTCAACGCCTCACAGAGTCTGCGCCGCTTCTTCGCCATCCTCGATCTGTTTCTGGCCATCTTCGGCAGCATGGCGCTGGCCGTGGCCTCGCTCGGCATTGCGAACACGCTGGTGATGGCGGTGCTGGAGCGGCGGCGCGAGATCGGCATCATGAAGGCGCTGGGTGCCAGCGACCGTGACATTAAGATGCTGTTCTTCGCCGAGGCCGGGTCTCTGGGCCTCGTCGGTGGACTGCTCGGCGTGGCCTTCGGCTGGGCCATGAGCAAAGGCATCAACCTGGCCACGGAGTATTATCTGCGCCAGCGCCAGCTTCCGCCGGAGACTGTGTCTTCCGTCCCGCCGTGGCTGGTGGCCGTGGGCATCGGCTTTGCCATCATCGTCAGTCTCATCGCCGGGCTGTACCCGGCCTCGCGCGCCGCCAAGCTCGATCCGGTGCAGGCGATCCGCTATGAGTAG
- a CDS encoding DegT/DnrJ/EryC1/StrS family aminotransferase, with protein MNPPTIPVINLRIQHESLRAEIAAAVTRVLERQNFVLGEEVEQLERAIAVMQGCDDAVGCANGSDALLLSILALGIGPGDAVVVPPLTFFATAGAVVRAGARPIFADIDPRTLNISATAVEAALADPVYGKKIKLIIPVHLYGQCAEMDPLLALARKYEAHIVEDAAQAILATYHGQPAGSLGITGCFSFYPTKNLGGAGDGGMITTRDAALAARLRRLRNHGSSDRLTYPEVGINSRLDTLQAAILLVKSKHLREWTDQRRARAADYRRFFAKIFGAASRHDPAAVYPTEDAPVVLPHESLAGEHVYHQFTIRALRRDELAAHLRARGIGTMIYYPVALHRQPAFQGFDADSAQCPEAECAAAEVLSLPLFPELSSDQQQRVVEEILNFYR; from the coding sequence GTGAATCCACCAACCATTCCCGTCATTAATTTAAGAATCCAGCATGAATCGCTCCGCGCGGAGATCGCCGCCGCAGTGACCCGCGTCCTGGAGCGGCAGAACTTTGTATTGGGCGAAGAAGTTGAGCAACTGGAGCGCGCCATCGCCGTGATGCAGGGCTGCGACGATGCGGTCGGCTGCGCCAATGGCTCCGACGCTCTGCTGCTGTCGATCTTGGCGCTGGGTATTGGTCCGGGCGACGCCGTGGTGGTCCCGCCGCTGACGTTTTTTGCCACAGCCGGAGCGGTGGTGCGCGCGGGAGCGCGGCCCATTTTCGCCGACATCGATCCGCGCACGCTGAACATCAGCGCGACAGCAGTTGAGGCGGCGCTGGCCGATCCGGTCTACGGAAAAAAGATCAAGCTCATCATTCCCGTGCATCTCTACGGACAGTGCGCCGAGATGGACCCATTGCTGGCACTGGCGCGAAAATATGAAGCCCATATCGTCGAGGATGCCGCCCAGGCCATCCTGGCGACGTATCACGGGCAGCCCGCCGGATCGCTGGGCATCACCGGTTGCTTCAGCTTTTATCCCACCAAAAATCTCGGCGGCGCGGGCGATGGCGGCATGATCACCACGCGCGACGCAGCCCTGGCTGCCCGTCTGCGGCGTCTGCGCAACCACGGCTCCAGCGACCGGCTGACCTACCCCGAAGTCGGCATCAACAGCCGCCTCGATACGTTGCAGGCGGCCATCTTGTTAGTGAAGTCAAAACATCTGCGCGAGTGGACCGATCAGCGGCGCGCGCGCGCGGCGGACTATCGCCGATTCTTTGCGAAAATTTTCGGCGCAGCCAGCCGGCATGACCCAGCGGCGGTTTATCCAACAGAAGATGCACCCGTGGTCTTGCCGCATGAGAGTCTAGCGGGTGAACACGTCTATCATCAATTCACCATCCGCGCATTACGCCGCGACGAGTTGGCTGCGCACCTGCGAGCGCGCGGCATTGGCACCATGATCTACTATCCCGTAGCGCTGCATCGCCAGCCCGCCTTCCAGGGATTCGACGCCGATTCAGCGCAGTGCCCCGAGGCCGAGTGCGCCGCCGCCGAAGTGCTTTCACTGCCGCTCTTCCCGGAACTGAGCAGCGACCAGCAGCAGCGCGTGGTGGAAGAAATCCTGAATTTCTATCGCTGA
- a CDS encoding shikimate kinase: MTTNPLDAHATTPAQPSTPSLANVIFLVGFMGCGKSTAGRLLAQRVAWKFVDLDALIEQEEAATIADIFARHGEGAFRRREYDVLRRLLEESLRQTSQPGAGRVIALGGGTFAQPANFELMQRAGAVTVWVECPLEELLMRCALIPNRPLFRDEASFRLLYEERRPYYQQATYSVRSGRAEPSDVVQQILALPFFQGNQWINQAPSNLSQT, from the coding sequence ATGACCACCAACCCATTAGACGCTCACGCCACCACTCCGGCTCAACCATCCACGCCGTCTCTGGCTAACGTCATTTTTCTGGTGGGTTTCATGGGCTGCGGTAAATCCACGGCGGGACGTCTGCTGGCGCAGCGTGTGGCTTGGAAGTTTGTGGATCTGGACGCGCTCATCGAGCAGGAGGAAGCGGCTACTATCGCGGATATCTTCGCGCGCCACGGCGAGGGCGCCTTCCGCCGCCGCGAGTATGATGTCCTGCGCAGGCTGTTGGAGGAGTCTCTTCGTCAGACCAGCCAGCCCGGCGCGGGGCGCGTGATTGCGCTGGGCGGCGGGACGTTCGCTCAGCCAGCCAACTTTGAATTGATGCAACGCGCTGGAGCGGTTACTGTTTGGGTGGAGTGCCCACTGGAGGAGCTGCTCATGCGTTGTGCACTGATTCCCAACCGCCCGCTGTTCCGCGATGAGGCCAGCTTTCGCCTCCTCTACGAAGAGCGCCGGCCCTACTACCAGCAGGCCACTTATTCGGTACGTTCCGGGCGCGCCGAGCCATCCGATGTGGTACAACAGATTCTCGCGCTACCGTTTTTTCAGGGAAACCAATGGATCAACCAGGCACCTTCCAACTTATCCCAAACCTGA
- a CDS encoding sigma-70 family RNA polymerase sigma factor, producing the protein MKSPRPRVEGDETTATSVLAIADGNVTANAATGVIAASGVGGLGTPARADTPESRAIAAARDGDGNAFEVLYNLHKRRVYSLCLRMVNDVAEAEDLTQEAFLQLFRKIGTFRGESAFSTWLHRLTVNLVLMRLRKKGLRTTSLDDTGSDPDDVRPMEIGTADRTLTGSVDRLTLDRAMSALPPGYRLVFQLHDVEGYEHQEIANMMSCSVGNSKSQLHKARMKLRDLLQMESSGIKPGQA; encoded by the coding sequence ATGAAATCCCCCAGGCCCCGAGTCGAGGGAGATGAGACTACGGCTACTAGTGTTCTAGCAATTGCCGATGGCAACGTGACGGCCAACGCGGCAACTGGTGTAATTGCAGCTTCAGGTGTGGGCGGCTTAGGCACTCCTGCGCGTGCCGACACTCCCGAGTCGCGGGCCATTGCGGCCGCCCGCGATGGCGATGGCAATGCCTTTGAAGTTCTCTATAACCTGCACAAGCGCCGCGTTTACTCGCTTTGCCTGCGCATGGTGAACGATGTAGCCGAGGCCGAAGACCTGACCCAGGAAGCGTTCCTCCAACTGTTCCGCAAGATCGGGACGTTCCGCGGCGAGTCAGCCTTCTCCACATGGCTGCACCGCCTGACGGTAAATCTGGTGCTGATGCGGCTGCGCAAGAAGGGCCTGCGGACCACCTCGCTCGACGACACCGGATCGGACCCTGACGATGTGCGGCCTATGGAGATTGGCACGGCGGACCGCACACTGACCGGGTCTGTGGACCGGCTGACACTGGATCGTGCGATGAGCGCGCTGCCGCCGGGATATCGCCTGGTGTTCCAGTTGCATGACGTTGAGGGATACGAGCATCAGGAGATCGCCAACATGATGAGCTGCTCGGTGGGCAACTCAAAGTCGCAGTTGCACAAGGCCAGAATGAAGTTGCGCGACCTGCTGCAGATGGAAAGCTCGGGAATAAAACCGGGGCAGGCGTAA
- a CDS encoding WD40 repeat domain-containing protein, with protein sequence MTHYSQLRALTLLIALVGGILTAATGRAAETQFWTSGSYEDFFAGELTSISLGRDGSLTVAPDMTEVFSTDEAMIWAVARDSRNNFYLGTGHSGKVYRLSPEAGGTLKGELIYDAAEPDIFAIAVDKNNRVYVGTSPDGKIYRLENDGKATEFFDPKAKYIWSMSFAADGALYVGTGDRGRIFRVDASGRGEVYYETNQTHVMTLASNSSGELLAGTEPNGLLYRVTAANRAMVIYDSPLAEIHQLALTADGSIYAATLGASGPARQRQGAPAPVSSGPQLIASTTITVRADDPSPGGGPDSQPDQPQIDGGAQPAPAPRITGVLPRQQGGGQNRSAVVRIWPDGSTQTLWESTSENAFDLIPSPDRLLFSTDESGRIYQLTGEHDLALLTKTDQEQTTRLIPNGDSLLATTANLGKVFKIARQPATTGTFESVVKDAGNIAGWGQIRWKAQLPTGTGVELYTRSGNSDKPDATWSEWSAAYTSANGQQISSPPGRYLQWKAALRTAGGQSPALQAITVAYLPRNRAPEITEIKTTPRANGGQGTGNGARVGQRIVVNAQMSGQPTALRGVDVSWLANDPDQDELAYTLYFRGEAEREWKVLEEDMNQNYFQLNPDALPDGMYRLRVVATDAAENASGAARTDERTSAPFLVDFTAPQIEILGVDRAGTKATVRWRASDSASFLTRAEFSLDGGAPVPAGPQDGIVDSNAETFATVLDNLSNQEHLASFRVTDFAGNVGTGKAVLPQSTATTPAGR encoded by the coding sequence GTGACTCATTACAGTCAACTACGCGCACTCACTCTACTAATAGCATTGGTGGGTGGGATACTCACTGCCGCCACGGGCCGCGCGGCGGAAACTCAGTTCTGGACCAGCGGATCGTATGAGGATTTCTTCGCGGGCGAGCTGACAAGCATCTCACTGGGCCGGGATGGCAGCCTGACCGTAGCGCCAGACATGACGGAAGTATTCTCGACTGATGAGGCTATGATCTGGGCCGTTGCGCGGGACTCCAGGAACAACTTCTATCTGGGCACGGGACACAGCGGCAAGGTCTATCGCCTGTCTCCGGAAGCGGGCGGAACGCTGAAAGGCGAGTTAATTTACGACGCCGCCGAGCCTGATATCTTTGCGATTGCCGTCGATAAAAACAATCGTGTATATGTCGGAACCTCGCCCGACGGGAAAATTTATCGTTTGGAAAATGATGGCAAGGCCACTGAGTTTTTCGACCCCAAGGCCAAATATATTTGGTCCATGAGTTTCGCCGCCGATGGCGCGCTCTATGTCGGCACAGGCGACCGTGGTCGCATATTCCGGGTTGATGCAAGTGGCAGGGGAGAAGTTTATTACGAGACCAATCAGACTCATGTGATGACACTGGCGAGTAACTCATCGGGTGAATTACTAGCCGGGACAGAGCCAAATGGATTACTGTACCGAGTGACTGCGGCTAACAGAGCTATGGTAATTTACGACTCACCGCTCGCCGAGATACATCAGTTGGCGCTGACCGCCGACGGCAGCATCTACGCGGCGACTCTAGGCGCCAGCGGCCCGGCGCGACAACGGCAGGGAGCGCCCGCGCCCGTCTCATCCGGCCCACAACTGATCGCCAGCACCACCATCACTGTGCGCGCCGATGATCCGTCGCCGGGAGGAGGGCCTGACAGCCAGCCTGACCAGCCGCAGATCGATGGCGGGGCGCAACCGGCTCCCGCGCCGCGCATCACTGGGGTCTTGCCGCGTCAGCAGGGCGGCGGACAAAATCGCAGCGCCGTAGTCCGCATCTGGCCGGACGGCTCGACGCAGACGCTATGGGAATCGACCAGCGAGAATGCCTTCGACCTGATCCCCTCGCCCGACCGATTGCTTTTCTCGACCGATGAGAGCGGACGGATATATCAACTCACTGGCGAGCATGACTTAGCGCTGCTCACGAAGACCGATCAGGAACAGACCACGCGCCTGATCCCTAACGGCGACTCACTACTGGCCACCACCGCGAACTTAGGCAAGGTGTTCAAGATCGCACGCCAGCCCGCCACTACGGGAACATTCGAATCCGTTGTGAAGGACGCGGGCAACATCGCCGGTTGGGGTCAGATTCGCTGGAAGGCCCAACTACCCACCGGCACAGGCGTCGAGTTGTACACTCGCAGCGGCAACTCGGACAAGCCGGATGCCACATGGAGCGAGTGGTCCGCCGCATACACTAGCGCCAATGGACAACAGATCAGCAGCCCGCCGGGTCGTTATCTCCAATGGAAAGCCGCGTTGCGCACCGCAGGCGGACAGTCGCCCGCGTTGCAGGCAATAACTGTCGCTTATTTGCCGCGCAATCGCGCGCCGGAAATTACCGAAATCAAAACCACTCCGCGCGCTAACGGCGGGCAGGGCACTGGCAACGGCGCACGCGTGGGACAGCGCATCGTCGTCAACGCGCAAATGAGCGGACAGCCGACCGCTCTGCGCGGAGTAGATGTCTCGTGGCTGGCTAATGACCCCGATCAGGACGAGCTCGCCTACACGCTCTACTTTCGCGGCGAGGCGGAGCGCGAGTGGAAGGTGCTTGAGGAAGACATGAACCAGAATTACTTCCAGCTCAACCCCGACGCACTGCCGGATGGCATGTACCGTCTGCGGGTGGTGGCCACCGATGCGGCGGAGAACGCCTCCGGCGCGGCGCGCACGGACGAGCGCACCAGCGCGCCGTTTCTGGTGGATTTCACCGCTCCTCAGATTGAGATATTGGGCGTCGATCGCGCCGGAACAAAAGCCACCGTCCGTTGGCGGGCGAGTGATTCAGCGAGCTTTCTGACGCGGGCGGAGTTTTCTCTGGACGGCGGCGCGCCGGTCCCGGCAGGTCCGCAGGACGGGATTGTGGACTCCAATGCGGAGACCTTCGCAACGGTACTCGATAATCTCAGCAATCAGGAACATCTGGCCAGCTTCCGTGTAACGGATTTCGCCGGCAACGTAGGCACGGGTAAAGCGGTCCTGCCCCAGTCAACCGCGACGACACCAGCGGGCCGGTAG